In one window of Arachis ipaensis cultivar K30076 chromosome B06, Araip1.1, whole genome shotgun sequence DNA:
- the LOC107646918 gene encoding uncharacterized protein LOC107646918, with translation MARVGTGLVKRILVDTGADLNIIFRNVFDALGLQEANLKTHQYRVVSLGDHFIKPDGIISLRISIGRGQGKRLLNAEFIILRDSTAYNLNQGRKTINEFRVVICTKLLVMKFVADNGSVESVKEDFETAVACDNASLSIRKKLKEASGVFLADLDARVDDKPRPQPEEDLERFRVGDSEDKFTFVNKNLSHDLKEPLIEMIRANRDLFALTPVDMPGIDPQFMSHHLVMNAEAKPVAQRRRKMSEDRADGVAKQTASMLEAGFIRELDYSAWLSNNLLVKKANGRWRMCVDYSDLNKACPKDLVDAAAGYCFLSFMDAYSGYNQILMHR, from the coding sequence ATGGCAAGAGTGGGAACTGGTTTGGTCAAGCGAATCCTCGTTGACACTGGAGCCGACTTAAATATTATCTTCCGAAATGTGTTTGACGCCTTGGGGCTCCAAGAAGCCAACTTAAAAACTCACCAGTACAGAGTGGTCAGCTTAGGTGACCATTTTATCAAGCCTGATGGAATCATCTCCCTCCGGATCTCCATAGGCAGAGGACAAGGAAAGAGGTTGCTAAATGCAGAGTTCATCATTTTAAGGGACTCCACGGCTTACAACCTTAATCAGGGGAGGAAAACAATCAACGAGTTCAGAGTGGTAATATGTACCAAGCTGTTGGTAATGAAGTTTGTAGCCGACAATGGGTCGGTGGAATCCGTCAAGGAAGATTTTGAAACGGCAGTCGCGTGCGACAATGCCAGCCTCTCCATAAGGAAGAAGTTAAAGGAGGCATCTGGGGTCTTCCTAGCCGATCTAGACGCTAGGGTTGACGACAAACCAAGACCACAGCCCGAGGAAGACCTGGAAAGATTTAGGGTCGGCGACTCGGAGGACAAGTTCACCTTCGTGAATAAAAACCTCTCCCACGACTTGAAAGAGCCTTTGATAGAGATGATTCGAGCAAATAGAGATCTGTTCGCCTTGACACCAGTCGACATGCCGGGGATTGACCCTCAGTTCATGTCACATCACCTGGTCATGAATGCAGAGGCCAAGCCCGTAGCCCAAAGACGAAGGAAGATGTCTGAAGATAGAGCCGACGGGGTGGCTAAGCAAACGGCCAGCATGTTAGAAGCAGGGTTCATCCGAGAACTGGACTATTCGGCCTGGTTGTCAAACAATCTCCTGGTTAAGAAGGCTaatgggaggtggagaatgtgtgtaGACTACTCCGACCTCAACAAGGCGTGCCCCAAAGACCTAGTGGACGCGGCAGCGGGATATTGCTTTCTGAGTttcatggacgcatactccgGTTACAACCAGATACTGATGCATAGGTGA